A single window of Acanthopagrus latus isolate v.2019 chromosome 1, fAcaLat1.1, whole genome shotgun sequence DNA harbors:
- the LOC119029323 gene encoding dromaiocalcin-1-like — protein sequence METKRTWLQAMWQCKKTHTALVSLASETEHLLAVREIQQDDVNERVWIGLRFLQDRWLWVNNDPLVYQAWPEEGDQDHLCPLWKRCGALTKEGRWENWDCDARLNFICY from the coding sequence ATGGAGACCAAACGGACCTGGCTGCAGGCGATGTGGCAGtgcaaaaagacacacactgcactcgTTAGCCTGGCCTCGGAGACTGAGCACCTCCTGGCTGTGAGAGAGATCCAGCAGGACGATGTCAATGAGCGGGTGTGGATCGGTCTGCGTTTCTTGCAGGACAGATGGCTGTGGGTGAACAATGACCCTCTGGTTTATCAGGCCTGGCCCGAAGAAGGCGATCAGGACCACCTGTGTCCATTATGGAAACGCTGTGGAGCTTTAACCAAAGAGGGACGATGGGAGAACTGGGACTGTGACGCAAGACTCAACTTCATCTGCTATTAA